Proteins from a single region of Syntrophorhabdus sp.:
- the tatA gene encoding twin-arginine translocase TatA/TatE family subunit, with the protein MFGLGVPEIIIILVIVILIFGAGKLPSIMSSLGKGIKDFKKEVKDTDSKDQ; encoded by the coding sequence ATGTTTGGTTTAGGCGTTCCTGAGATAATCATAATCCTTGTCATCGTGATCCTTATATTCGGTGCCGGCAAGCTGCCTTCCATCATGTCGTCTCTGGGCAAGGGCATCAAGGATTTCAAGAAAGAGGTCAAGGACACCGACAGCAAGGATCAGTAA